CTTTTTCTTCTGATTTGGAAGATTTAACAATTGATGCAAATTTTTCGATGCAAGTGACGTTACCTCCGAATTTGCGGAAACTATGTGTCAGAGCAGGGTGGGATTCGGTAGATTTCATATCGCAAGAGATGGTTTATTTAGAGCATTTACAACTTAAATTGCCGAGTATTGAATCTTTTGAAGACATAGGAATAATTGCaccaaatttgaaaacgTTAGTGTTGACTGATTGTGAAGAGTTATCTAATTACGACAACTTAAAGCAATTTCAACATTTAAAGCATTTAGTTTTGACACATTGTGAATATCCTTTTAGTTTGTTAAGGAAAGGAACTTTTCTGGAGTTAGAAAGCTTCGAATATACAGCAGGTGAGGATGTACACCCAGACGATTTCACCGACGAACTATTAACCTTTCCCgcaaatttgaagaaattaacAATACATTGCTGCGATTTTGTGAATTTAGATTTGGAAAATCTAATACTTCCTTCTACATTGACACAATTAGAACTTCATCATCTAATCTTCGATGACGGTTACTTTTATTTAAGTGAAAATTTGCAACATGTTCACATTGAAGCAACAAAGCTTACATTCGACAGCAGTTTCAGAATTCCTCCCATGGCagaacaaatcaaattactGGCTACTTGTGTAACTTTTGAAAGTTGGGATTTCATGTATCATTTGCCAAATAGTCTTACTAGCTTGCACTTGGCTACTATCGACAAGGAAAATCCAATACATATAAATCAAAGGATCAAATGGCCCTTGATGTTAGGTAGTTTTACATTAAAGGGGTTTGATATAAATTGTAATGCATTagaattattgaatatGAAAGAATCTAGACTTGAAGTAATAAATATTTCCGAGTGCAACATAGAGACATTAAATATTGATCTATTTCCAATTAgtgtgaaaaatttaactTTAATGCAAATAGGAATTCGTGAATTGCCTGCTTCGTTTGAAAAGTTAAAGAACTTGAGGGAGTTATCGCTCATGAGAACTCgattaaaaaaagtaaacCCTGTCAAATTAccaatatcatcattaaaGGTGTTGGACTTGTGTCAGTGTGACCTCCGTTTGTTATCGCCATTTTTGATCTCAATGCTTGAGGAAAAGAATAAGAACGCAAAACTATTAGTAGACGCCACAGGAAACTGGAATTTGAATATTACTGATGTGAAAAGTGCATTGAAAGCAATTAGAGGACTTTCATTACATCTCAATAAGCCCAATAGCACCTTATCAgaattatttcaatatttctCTCGTGTGGATTGCATGTTTAATGTCATTGATCCTTATTTTGAAGAACCCGAAGCGGAAGAGGTGGCGGTTTCTAATTATGATTCAAAAGACTTTTACGAGGGAAGCTTGATTGGTTTGAATGGGGAAGATAATGACGATTGTcataaaagaagaaggatGCAATGATAATTACCATTGATACAGTGATTTCTCGAAGCATCAGTATGCTATgtattgtttgatttatataaagcaattttgaaaagtaTGCAATACTAGGTTATTGTTTTCGCTTATTTATCCAATGGGCGTAattattcttatttttGTCACTCTGAAGTTTATAATTCGATTTGATTTGGGATTGATCGAGATAGATTTGACAGAATGGAGTTAAAATGTGtgacaccaagaagttagtATAACTGTCTTTTACTCTTAATGTAATTCATCCAAGTAAGTTGTAAAAATGTTTATACAAGAACTATACATGAAGAGTTTCTTCAAATGGTAACTCTTTCTCTtgtcttttcttcttggttatagaaattaataaaagtCATTTCTCAAAACCGCGGGATTAGTTTCCCAATCAATATTACTAATTTATTCATAATCACACTAGTAAGgctctattttttttgttcctTCACTATAGATAAGTTCTCgtataaaaatttttcattttcttgatttccATTTTCTTTGATTACAATAAATCTTATTCAACTGATAACATTATTACACATCAGTCCACATTACAACTCCCACCTCTTTCTTATTACATTATGAAATCAGTATTATCTATACAATCTCATGTTTCTCATGGTTATGTTGGTGGCCGAGCTGCCATTTTCCCTTTACAAACTCAAGGATGGGAAGTTGATAATATCAATACtgtcaatttttcaaatcatacTGGATATGGATCATTTAAGGGTACATCATTAACttcaaatgaattaaatgatttgttaaatcaattaatcaataagCTTCATATTTCTTATCGAGCTATTATAACTGGTTATATCCCTAACGCgtcattaattaaaaccACCAATGAATATATATCGTTGATTAAACAaaagcagcaacaacaaaaacatgaagaagaaaaagtgaTATATTTGTTAGATCCAGTGATGGGggataataattatttatatgTTGATAAATCATGCATCGTTGAATATCAGTCGATATTACATAATAAATTGGTTGATATAATCACCCCgaatcaatttgaattggaGTTGTTAACAAATAgtaaaattattgataaatttggtCTTGTTGAAGCGATTAATAAGTTGCATAACGATTATGATATACCgtatgttgttgttacttCGATCACTAGTGGGAGTATATTCAAatcagaagaagaagataaatatattcattGTGTCATATCAACTAAAgatcaatcaataataaaagtgTTTGATATCCCAATGATAAAATCATATTTCACTGGAGTCGGGGATTTATTCTcagcattattattagataaattttataaaaacaaacacGATGCTATAATAAATGGGATACATGATTCAATGACGATCTTGAGTCGATCAGTGAATCAAGTATTGACAATCATGGCAAAAACTCTAAAACTTACTCATAAATTAGGGATTCAACAAGCTATAGCAGCAACAAGAAAAGACgttaattataataataatgacgACAAAGATAATTTCATTAGTGGTAAAATCAATGATGGTGATACtatgaaatattttgaattaaaaatCATTCAAGCTAAAGAATATTATGATTATGACGGAGATGGggaatttattgaaaaagtactcgaattgaattaatgaGAGTAGCAAATTAATCTGAAatatttaatgataataatgttgTATTTATAAACCCAAGTACCATTTATGgccaacaacaaacaaaccGTTAGAAAGCCCTAAATTAGTACGTTTTTAATATATGAACTATGCATGCTTATCAGTTTTGCTTTGATAACAACTCACGATAAGACTCGAAAATTCTAGGATCGTTAAACAACTCTCtgattcttttttgatcttgtaatataatataaagCATAGTTTTTTTACTCGGTTCAACAAGGGTCAGACCAAAAGcttgtttgaatttataaatatcaCCAAAACAAGCATCATCcattaaaatttcaaaattatcaaattcaaccAGTACCAAAAAGCtgaaaatataattgttAATGGAATCATTAGTAATATGATAAATTGGTAATGGTAACAAAGAGATCTCTTGTTTATTAACTTTTTGCCATGGCATGATTGTTTCATCTTTACCATATCTTAATTTCAACTCAGTTATCATTTCTAACAATTGTTTGGCAATTATATTACTGGGGAAAATTGAACTTTGTGaaatttgatataatttCGGACAAATTTTATAGTAATTATCGGTTTGTGTAATATTGATTGTATTTGTCgatatcaaataataataaaactcATCCATACTAAGATCATCCAGATTGCTATAACCTGTTTTGCCATTATTGCTAAGAAATTCGTTGATTGATAAGTATCtataatattgatatttggataatttgataatatttttaaattgttttaatagTGATAATGATTCATTATCTTTGAGTTTCTCTAAAATAGTGaataattctttataaCGAATaagttttatcaaattgatgaaatagttttcattaacaacataattatcattttccttacttttcttttctaacTGTTCACCGATTTGAATCTCTAATTCTAATATTTTGTCAGTAATATAACTGGTCAACCCGTCTGTGTTGGTAATAGTGTCAAAATTAAGCTCTTTATCAAATTGGTGTAATTCATCTTTAAACCAAAATAACCCCGTTTCAAAAAAAGTCCAATTATTACTACCATCATCAATAGTTGAATCTGGTTTactcaattttattaaacgTTTTATACTTGCCAAATTGCTATTGTTAAGAGAATAATTGAGACTAGATGGAACAAATGGAAGATCGATAAGTGGATCCAAGGAGGTTTGTGGTGAACTTTCAACTTTTGGattatcattcaattcttgttgttgcagCTGCTTCTCTTGTTGATTATGTTGAATAGTTTCAATTTGTGTAGCCAATTGAGTTGTAGTTTTAGTAAGAGCATTAGTTAATTGATCAATCTGcagttgtttgtttttcttcttttttgatttaaacAATACAGCAGTTGGTTTAAATGCAAAGGATCTTTGTTGATTAACTAATGTGACAagtttattgaaaacaccaccatcatttttggtgataatttttGCAACCAGAAAATATCTTAAAAACATGATTTACCAAAGGTTTAGCATAGAAGAGTGCACActtataatttaataagTAACTGTTCCCAATGAGAAGCAAATgctattatttatatatcatttctaaattaattcatttaatcTTAAGgatttaaatttttgttggaaTTGTGATGTATCACTTGATTGTTGTGATAAGTATATGAAACAAACCCAACACAAATTTTAAATCCCATCCAGTTCTTACATTTTTACTACTAAATCCTCCTTGAAACTCTCTTActtcaaaatttgttagAAGTCAGAAAATAAGGAAGGAAACCGGTTGTATAATTGTTTAACCAAATATTCCTTAtccattatttgatttcaattataGTATCATTCGTTAATCTTCTGAAAGTGAAGTATGTcttataattatattgagAGCTTTAAAAATGACTTGAAGTTATACTAATGATCAATAACATCGAAGGGGAGATGTTTTGGagaattcaaaattaaaaagttTGAAGATTGAGTTCAGTATGTATTGGTAGAATAAAAGTTTCTTATCAGtcaaattattttgttaattcaaaacaaaGTTGAATCTTAAACAACATCCCTACCAATCGTTTATCAgttattgataattcttACTAACTCACACTTTACTTTGTCACTAACAGACATTTACATCATTTTCTTAcccaataaaaatatattcaaaCAAGGTATAAGTTAACTAACTGAAAACTATAAGAACTTACATATATAcatagaaaaagaaaataaaactaacGGACTTAAAAATAAACTCcatgaaatttttaaaaaaactaaaataaaaaacaatattcataaattcataaaataataaataaaacaatCCAACATAGTATTTGTCATCTCTCATACTCTTTATGTAATAGATTTACGTTTACAATAAAAGAAACTCAAAATTCCATAACCTTCATGTTAACAatatggtggtggtggtggtgccACTGATGGGAAATTAAATGcttcaaataaaataccTTGTTGAccatttgattcatttcTTGTAAAACCAGGACGGAAATTCttaccaccactactattattagtattggCACTATTCTTTCCACCGTCTAAtctaaattgattcaatttttcattgattttactagtatcaatataattaattgattttttatctttattcAAATGTTTAATTGGTGATGCACTCATAGTACGTTCTAATCCATTACCATTCCCATTAAATCCAAAATAATTACCACCACTATTACCCAATCCAATACCTCTACCATTACTAATAACTTTATCATAATATCCTGGCGATTGACTCATTTGTATAAAATCTTGATATAAATTCCGAGCtttaatataatcaatatgattttctttgttaatagtagtagtggaAACAGTGGAGTCAGCTGGCTGATGGGCACGTTTTGGTGTAGGATGAGCAATGACTTGTGATGAAGCAGAACTTGAAGAACCAGTCGACATAGTTTCTAAAGTTGGtgatttaatatttgttgatacATTACGTGTCATTGGGGCACTTTCTATTAATGTTGATGTAGTATCAATAGTTTCTTGTGGACTGATTGATCTTGATTCCATAAATGTACTATCAACATTTTGCAACTCAGATGCCTTAACGGTGTTGTCGTCTTGTTTAACCTTGCTCTTCTTGTGTACtttgattcttcttctttttggtttgtttgGTGCATCTTTATTACTATAtttgtaaaaattgttgGCTTGAATAGATGAAAtatcttttaataaattatcagTTTTACCGTAATGTTGTTTATCATCATGACTTACTAATAACTCAATAGGAATACCAGTAGAGCTggtgttgctgttgttgttgtggcCATGgttgatattattaacaaatcTGTGTTGAAGATCAGCATTGTTTGCAtataatgaatttaataaatttggaTAACTTTTAGTGAATTTATCTAAACGAGTTCTTTGTACAATGTTCTTGAATTTGGGGGCACTTAATCTAAAAGTTTCtcttgatttgaataattgcATATTTTTCTGTAAATTCTTACTCGAATAAATCAATGGgaattcattttcttcatcatcaaataatttcaaacttgAAGCTAGTTCATTATTAGTCATTGAAACAGAATCTTGTTGTGATAATTTGCTTTTAATctcattaatattattatcgAGActtaaatattttaatgataattgatgaatcaaaGTAGGTAACGTTTCTCTAAATAAATCAcgaatttgattttcaatttgtttttgtaaaaaaTTTGCCAACACTTGAACGGTGTCAAATGTTGAACTCACTTTTATCGAATCTAATGGATCATTTCTAAACACTAATGTTAACCCCtttgatttggaaaatacAATTATACCAATAccattaattttaatatcacttaatttcaaatccaaGGGGATAGCAAATTGTTCATTACTCAATAAGAAATTAGGTGTAATGAATTCATCTTGGGAATAATTACAAACCTCTTTTTCTAAACTattatgataataaatgttTAACGGATTTGCTTGAACCTTGGTATGTAATGTTAAATGGAAGTCACCttgataatcaattttgaatattccTCTAAATCTATCACGATCTAATTCACCAATTtctaatatttcaaaatcaggCGCAATTTTaccaaaattcaaatcctTAATAGTGATATTTAATGCTAGTATATTTGGTGATTTACCAGAATTTAATGCTGATGTCAACAATTCTTTAGTCCAATTTGTTAACGGTTCAGTTTCTAATGAATTCCAATTTACTTTGAACGACatgtttataaaaaaagtGTGCAAAAAGCTATAGGATTAGCTGGTTTCCAAAGTACGAATAACCCGTTAGAATTGGAAGTTATAAGGGGGAAGGGGAGAAGGTATAACAAGGATATGTTGTGACGATATCAgaatatttacaaaaacaagGGGTGTgttataaacaaaataatttaaaatgaaattgaaaaaaaataacaagataaggaagaaaaacaaCCAAAGTGGTAGattcaaatatatataataagAATGTGGGTGATAGGTAGAAGTTTATAAAGGATAAGttaagttgttgttgttgggaGGGTGATTGGTGTGTGTTATAAGtcttcaaaatataaaaaaggAGATAAAGAAacataaaaaattttttttttctgctcatttcttttttgttttctctttgtttactttaaaggagaagaagaagtaaatGTCGTCGTCATGCACTATTATCGGTCGTGTCTGGACTAATaaacatttaattttatgTCTCATTCCGGGGAAAAGGCTGATTAGTTAAAGAAATGTCGCACATCCCTTCTTGTGGTTCCCCAGTCATCAACTCATTAATTACTAATTCTATGCGGTTGATTCCGGATTTAAGTGGGGTGTGACTTCTTTCCCGTTTCCGTTTCTAGCTCAAATTACTCCTGTGGACACTACTACACAAAACCGATGGCTTGATTTCTCTtcttgatgatgatgattcgATTTTCAATTAAGTCATATTACATAAAGTAGATTTAtgcttttctttttgtggGGGTGAAATGTAAaagtcatcatcatcgtaCAAGCCGCTATTGTTATAAGAAATGAGGTGATTTTTCTGTCACCCTTCACgtctgttttttttttctcgtattttcaattttactGACTCCTTGTATGTTATTTAATCTTAGAGTGATTTTATTACTTCATCAGAAATATCCATTACTCAAGCTAGCTTAAACAAATTTGCtttgtcaaaaaaaaaaaaatctaacTGATAGAGGTTTCGCTAAATTTTACTACAAGTTTAGAAATTTAAATCCCTTTCGGGTTTTACACGAATCGGAGTTTAGAGCCTCAGAGCCTTGATAAGAGTTGCTGCAATAAATAGAATAATCTTGTTTGCTATATAGATCAGATATAAACTATTTACTAGAGACTTTTGCAACCCCACCACGAGTGTCCTCATTCAACCTGAACTCGAAATAACCTTCAGTTTGACCCCAAAACCCCAATTTTGGCACTCGCCGTGGAGGTCGTCCCGAAGGTTTTACCAAGTTAGGCACTGGCTCCTTGTTTTTACTGGCCGCAGTCGTAGGGGGGCCAGCTCAAGAACCAGTAGTGGCGTTAGAGAATGGCACAAGTATTAGTAACTGGCACAACCGTAATCCTCAAGACAGATTTTCACTGTCCCAGCGGTGGCTCTTGTACTTCTACTTTGCGCCTAACGCCCTGCTTAGAAGAGATGCGCTGCACTATGAGAAGAGTTTCGAATCCGAGGATCTCCAACTACGTCTTCCTCGGACCTACTCCTTCCTCCCAATAGTACCATTCATAACATCGTATCTCCTATCCCCCAGAACATACTATCCTATACAAAATACATAGACAATACAATATATAACTATATCTTCAAGTCAAATAAAGCTTAACTATATTATAATGATAACCGTGTACTAATACATTTGATATTGGGCGGGAAGGACTGATCAACTTAGCACTGT
This genomic stretch from Candida albicans SC5314 chromosome 1, complete sequence harbors:
- a CDS encoding uncharacterized protein (Protein of unknown function; flow model biofilm induced; induced by alpha pheromone in SpiderM medium), which codes for MFLRYFSVAKIITKNDGGVFNKLVTLVNQQRSFAFKPTAVLFKSKKKKNKQSQIDQLTNALTKTTTQLATQIETIQHNQQEKQSQQQELNDNPKVESSPQTSLDPLIDLPFVPSSLNYSLNNSNLASIKRLIKLSKPDSTIDDGSNNWTFFETGLFWFKDELHQFDKELNFDTITNTDGLTSYITDKILELEIQIGEQLEKKSKENDNYVVNENYFINLIKLIRYKELFTILEKLKDNESLSLLKQFKNIIKLSKYQYYRYLSINEFLSNNGKTGYSNSDDLSMDEFYYYLISTNTINITQTDNYYKICPKLYQISQSSIFPSNIIAKQLLEMITELKLRYGKDETIMPWQKVNKQEISLLPLPIYHITNDSINNYIFSFLVSVEFDNFEILMDDACFGDIYKFKQAFGSTLVEPSKKTMLYIILQDQKRIRELFNDPRIFESYRELLSKQN
- the BUD16 gene encoding putative pyridoxal kinase (Putative pyridoxal kinase; a key enzyme in pyridoxal 5'-phosphate synthesis, the active form of vitamin B6; involved in bud-site selection and genome integrity in S. cerevisiae; induced by alpha pheromone in SpiderM medium); the protein is MKSVLSIQSHVSHGYVGGRAAIFPLQTQGWEVDNINTVNFSNHTGYGSFKGTSLTSNELNDLLNQLINKLHISYRAIITGYIPNASLIKTTNEYISLIKQKQQQQKHEEEKVIYLLDPVMGDNNYLYVDKSCIVEYQSILHNKLVDIITPNQFELELLTNSKIIDKFGLVEAINKLHNDYDIPYVVVTSITSGSIFKSEEEDKYIHCVISTKDQSIIKVFDIPMIKSYFTGVGDLFSALLLDKFYKNKHDAIINGIHDSMTILSRSVNQVLTIMAKTLKLTHKLGIQQAIAATRKDVNYNNNDDKDNFISGKINDGDTMKYFELKIIQAKEYYDYDGDGEFIEKVLELN
- a CDS encoding uncharacterized protein (Ortholog of Pichia stipitis Pignal : PICST_29216 and Candida albicans WO-1 : CAWG_00788), coding for MEIEVHFKNVLDTFPRLLKEASSINGSLSSRKGSEAETVLNLILNSNIRFDSLELSNFRGPIVPPVATNIKLSSTILNSYNISGMKKLDIKMDFSDDETHEYTFSSDLEDLTIDANFSMQVTLPPNLRKLCVRAGWDSVDFISQEMVYLEHLQLKLPSIESFEDIGIIAPNLKTLVLTDCEELSNYDNLKQFQHLKHLVLTHCEYPFSLLRKGTFSELESFEYTAGEDVHPDDFTDELLTFPANLKKLTIHCCDFVNLDLENLILPSTLTQLELHHLIFDDGYFYLSENLQHVHIEATKLTFDSSFRIPPMAEQIKLSATCVTFESWDFMYHLPNSLTSLHLATIDKENPIHINQRIKWPLMLGSFTLKGFDINCNALELLNMKESRLEVINISECNIETLNIDLFPISVKNLTLMQIGIRELPASFEKLKNLRELSLMRTRLKKVNPVKLPISSLKVLDLCQCDLRLLSPFLISMLEEKNKNAKLLVDATGNWNLNITDVKSALKAIRGLSLHLNKPNSTLSELFQYFSRVDCMFNVIDPYFEEPEAEEVAVSNYDSKDFYEGSLIGLNGEDNDDCHKRRRMQ
- the MDM34 gene encoding ERMES complex subunit (Putative zinc finger transcription factor; macrophage-downregulated; flow model biofilm induced; flow model and Spider biofilm induced); this encodes MSFKVNWNSLETEPLTNWTKELLTSALNSGKSPNILALNITIKDLNFGKIAPDFEILEIGELDRDRFRGIFKIDYQGDFHLTLHTKVQANPLNIYYHNSLEKEVCNYSQDEFITPNFLLSNEQFAIPLDLKLSDIKINGIGIIVFSKSKGLTLVFRNDPLDSIKVSSTFDTVQVLANFLQKQIENQIRDLFRETLPTLIHQLSLKYLSLDNNINEIKSKLSQQDSVSMTNNELASSLKLFDDEENEFPLIYSSKNLQKNMQLFKSRETFRLSAPKFKNIVQRTRLDKFTKSYPNLLNSLYANNADLQHRFVNNINHGHNNNSNTSSTGIPIELLVSHDDKQHYGKTDNLLKDISSIQANNFYKYSNKDAPNKPKRRRIKVHKKSKVKQDDNTVKASELQNVDSTFMESRSISPQETIDTTSTLIESAPMTRNVSTNIKSPTLETMSTGSSSSASSQVIAHPTPKRAHQPADSTVSTTTINKENHIDYIKARNLYQDFIQMSQSPGYYDKVISNGRGIGLGNSGGNYFGFNGNGNGLERTMSASPIKHLNKDKKSINYIDTSKINEKLNQFRLDGGKNSANTNNSSGGKNFRPGFTRNESNGQQGILFEAFNFPSVAPPPPPYC